A stretch of the Filimonas lacunae genome encodes the following:
- a CDS encoding tagaturonate reductase — MILSKATLPAIKAQPGVSMPPANVFALPEKVLQFGTGVLLRGLPDYFIDKANRQGVFNGRVVIVKSTSQGGDSAAFTQQDNLYTHHIKGIVNGQLVEETVINSSVSRVLSAQDQWQEVLALAGSPALEVVISNTTEVGITLVKESVTEGVPASFPGKLLAVLYKRYKEGGKGLVIIPTELISDNGTKLRGIIEELAGFNQLEPSFLQWLSTENEFCNSLVDRIVPGKLPAADQAAAEAALGFKDDLGIMSECYSLWAIEAKTARSKAALSFSTVDEGVVIADDILAFKELKLRCLNGTHTFSCGLAVLAGFVTVKAAMQDSAFEKYVSTLMQEEIAGAITSKVITPEAAAKFASQVIDRFKNPHIEHLWLSITMQYTSKMAMRNVPIINWYYEKKQSVPAHMALGMAAYLLFMRSQKNAEGKFEGTANGKTYIINDDKAGILYEKWQQFSGLSLVQQVLSDTALWGSDLSALNGFADAVAHYLDVLSTQPVSSIVADLDTKKVIG; from the coding sequence GGGAGTGTTACTGCGTGGTTTGCCTGATTATTTTATTGATAAAGCCAACAGGCAGGGCGTGTTTAATGGTAGGGTGGTGATTGTGAAATCAACCAGCCAGGGTGGCGATTCGGCTGCGTTTACCCAACAGGATAATTTATATACCCATCACATCAAAGGCATTGTAAACGGTCAGCTGGTAGAAGAAACCGTTATCAACAGCTCCGTTAGCCGTGTGTTATCTGCGCAGGATCAGTGGCAGGAAGTTCTGGCGCTGGCTGGAAGCCCTGCACTGGAAGTGGTGATATCCAACACTACCGAAGTGGGTATTACCCTGGTAAAAGAAAGCGTTACAGAAGGTGTTCCTGCTTCTTTCCCTGGTAAACTGCTGGCGGTATTATACAAGCGTTATAAAGAAGGCGGAAAGGGCCTGGTAATTATACCTACGGAATTAATCAGCGATAACGGTACCAAACTGCGCGGTATTATAGAAGAGCTGGCAGGCTTTAACCAGCTGGAGCCTTCTTTCCTGCAGTGGTTAAGCACAGAAAACGAATTCTGTAATTCACTGGTAGACCGTATTGTACCGGGTAAACTGCCTGCGGCAGACCAGGCGGCAGCAGAAGCGGCACTTGGCTTTAAAGACGACCTGGGTATTATGTCAGAGTGTTACAGCCTGTGGGCTATTGAAGCCAAAACTGCACGCAGCAAAGCAGCATTAAGCTTTAGCACTGTTGACGAAGGTGTAGTAATTGCAGATGATATCCTGGCGTTTAAAGAACTGAAACTACGTTGTTTAAACGGCACACACACCTTTAGCTGCGGCTTAGCCGTGCTGGCAGGTTTTGTAACTGTAAAAGCAGCCATGCAGGATAGCGCATTTGAAAAATATGTAAGCACACTGATGCAGGAAGAAATTGCCGGTGCTATTACCAGCAAAGTAATTACCCCGGAAGCAGCTGCTAAGTTTGCCAGCCAGGTAATTGACCGTTTCAAAAACCCGCATATCGAGCATCTGTGGTTGAGCATTACCATGCAGTACACCTCTAAAATGGCTATGCGTAATGTGCCTATCATCAACTGGTACTACGAGAAAAAACAAAGCGTACCTGCACACATGGCCCTGGGTATGGCAGCCTACCTGCTGTTTATGCGCAGCCAGAAAAATGCGGAAGGCAAGTTTGAAGGCACTGCCAACGGTAAAACATACATTATTAATGATGATAAAGCAGGCATCCTGTACGAAAAATGGCAGCAGTTCAGCGGCCTGTCGCTGGTACAGCAGGTGTTAAGCGATACCGCTTTATGGGGTAGCGATTTAAGTGCACTCAACGGCTTTGCCGACGCAGTGGCACACTACCTGGATGTGTTAAGCACACAACCCGTAAGCAGTATTGTGGCTGATTTGGATACTAAGAAAGTGATAGGATAG